The proteins below come from a single Streptomyces sp. M92 genomic window:
- a CDS encoding SGNH/GDSL hydrolase family protein has product MQTNPTHTSLVAVGDSFTEGMSDLLPDGSYRGWADLLAARMAARSPGFRYANLAVRGKLIGQIVDEQVDVAAAMGADVITLVGGLNDTLRPKCDMARVRDLLTQAVERLAPNCEQLVLMRSPGRQGPVLERFRPRMEALFAIIDDLSARHGAVVVDLYGAQSLADPRLWDVDRLHLTAEGHRRVAEAVWQSLGYEPEDPDWHAPVPPAPPPGWVVRRTADVRFARQHLLPWIGRRLTGRSSGDGRPAKRPELLPYEDLTP; this is encoded by the coding sequence ATGCAGACGAACCCCACCCACACCAGTCTCGTCGCCGTCGGCGACTCCTTCACCGAGGGCATGTCGGACCTGCTCCCGGACGGCTCCTACCGGGGCTGGGCCGACCTCCTCGCCGCACGGATGGCGGCCCGCTCCCCCGGCTTCCGGTACGCGAACCTCGCCGTGCGCGGCAAGCTCATCGGACAGATCGTCGACGAGCAGGTCGACGTGGCAGCGGCCATGGGGGCCGACGTGATCACCCTGGTCGGCGGCCTCAACGACACCCTGCGACCCAAGTGCGACATGGCCCGGGTACGGGATCTGCTGACGCAGGCCGTGGAGCGGCTCGCGCCGAACTGCGAGCAGCTGGTGCTGATGCGCAGCCCGGGCCGCCAGGGGCCGGTGCTGGAGCGGTTCCGGCCGCGCATGGAGGCGCTCTTCGCGATCATCGACGACCTGTCCGCGCGCCACGGCGCCGTGGTCGTCGACCTGTACGGCGCCCAGTCGCTGGCCGACCCGCGCCTGTGGGACGTGGACCGGTTGCACCTGACCGCCGAGGGGCACCGCCGGGTCGCGGAGGCCGTGTGGCAGTCGCTCGGCTACGAGCCCGAGGACCCCGACTGGCACGCGCCGGTCCCGCCCGCGCCGCCGCCGGGCTGGGTCGTGCGCCGCACCGCGGACGTCCGGTTCGCCCGGCAGCACCTGCTGCCCTGGATCGGCCGCAGGCTGACCGGCCGCTCGTCCGGTGACGGGCGTCCGGCGAAGCGTCCGGAGCTGCTGCCGTACGAGGACCTGACGCCGTGA
- a CDS encoding GNAT family N-acetyltransferase encodes MTDLSVRAAGPQDLDVVLAFWKTAAEGTSISDDREGVERLVARDPEALILAERDGDLVGTVIAGFDGWRCHLYRLAVHPGHRRQGIASALLAAAEERFVRLGGRRGDAMVLRRNERAQHAWRAAGYAPEEQWRRWVKPLTGSLTDSPDDSLDDRKAVTDGT; translated from the coding sequence ATGACCGATCTGAGCGTACGGGCCGCCGGGCCCCAGGACCTGGACGTCGTACTGGCCTTCTGGAAGACGGCCGCCGAGGGGACGAGCATCAGCGACGACCGGGAGGGAGTGGAGCGGCTCGTCGCCCGCGATCCCGAGGCGCTGATCCTGGCCGAGCGGGACGGGGACCTCGTGGGCACGGTGATCGCCGGCTTCGACGGCTGGCGCTGTCATCTGTACCGGCTGGCCGTGCACCCCGGCCACCGGCGCCAGGGGATCGCCTCGGCCCTGCTCGCCGCCGCGGAGGAACGGTTCGTACGGCTCGGCGGGCGCCGCGGGGACGCGATGGTGCTGCGGCGCAACGAGCGGGCGCAGCATGCCTGGCGGGCCGCCGGGTACGCGCCCGAGGAACAGTGGCGACGCTGGGTGAAGCCCCTCACCGGCTCCCTCACCGACTCGCCGGACGACTCCCTCGACGACCGAAAGGCTGTGACCGACGGCACATGA
- a CDS encoding hemolysin family protein, which translates to MTAVQLLIGLATLVVNAFFVGAEFALISVRRSQVEPYAEEGDRRARSVLWGLKHVSALMAAAQLGITLCTLVLGVVAEPAIAHLLEPVFHAVGVPSGAGHAVSFVIALALATYLHMLLGEMVPKNIALAEPVRSALLLGPPLVALSRALRPVIFTINAFANALLKLLRVETKDEVSATFTDAELAEIVKDAGEAGLIDDRAQERLHDALELGRRPVRDVVLPLERVVHARVGITAEQLERLSAQSGFSRFPVVDDGRRIVGYLHVKDALDASPRNLPFRLGDMRPIARVRESTPLDDVLTAMRRSRTHLAAVLGSDGRLAGLVTMEDVLRELFGQRT; encoded by the coding sequence GTGACGGCCGTACAGCTGCTGATCGGTCTGGCGACGCTCGTCGTCAACGCGTTCTTCGTCGGCGCCGAGTTCGCCTTGATCTCCGTGCGCCGGAGCCAGGTCGAGCCGTACGCCGAGGAGGGCGACCGGCGGGCGAGGAGCGTGCTGTGGGGTCTGAAGCACGTGTCGGCCCTGATGGCGGCGGCCCAGCTCGGCATCACCCTGTGCACGCTGGTCCTCGGCGTGGTCGCCGAACCGGCGATCGCGCACCTGCTGGAACCGGTGTTCCACGCGGTGGGCGTGCCCTCCGGCGCGGGGCACGCCGTGTCGTTCGTGATCGCCCTCGCGCTGGCGACGTATCTGCACATGCTGCTGGGCGAGATGGTCCCGAAGAACATCGCCCTGGCCGAGCCGGTGCGCAGCGCACTGCTGCTCGGGCCTCCGCTGGTGGCACTGTCGCGGGCGCTGCGCCCGGTGATCTTCACGATCAACGCCTTCGCGAACGCGCTGCTCAAGCTGCTCAGGGTGGAGACGAAGGACGAGGTCTCGGCGACCTTCACGGACGCGGAACTGGCCGAGATCGTCAAGGACGCCGGCGAGGCCGGGCTGATCGACGACCGGGCCCAGGAGCGGCTGCACGACGCGCTGGAGCTGGGCAGGCGTCCGGTGCGGGACGTGGTGCTGCCGCTGGAGCGGGTCGTCCACGCCCGCGTGGGCATCACCGCGGAGCAGTTGGAGCGGCTGTCGGCGCAGTCCGGGTTCTCCCGCTTCCCCGTCGTCGACGACGGGCGGCGCATCGTCGGCTACCTGCACGTGAAGGACGCCCTGGACGCCTCGCCGCGAAACCTGCCGTTCCGGCTCGGCGACATGCGGCCCATCGCGCGGGTACGGGAGAGCACTCCGCTGGACGACGTGCTCACCGCGATGCGCCGCAGCCGCACCCATCTGGCGGCCGTCCTCGGGTCCGACGGGCGGCTGGCGGGGCTGGTGACCATGGAGGACGTGCTGAGGGAGCTGTTCGGACAGCGGACCTGA
- a CDS encoding ABC transporter ATP-binding protein, with protein sequence MTSIDVQNLTKEYGTRRAVDDLTFTVRPGRVTGFLGPNGAGKSTTMRLVLGLDRPTSGTATVGGRPYAALHEPLRHVGALLDADAAHGSRTGRDHLRVLAASNRLPARRVDEVLEETGIASVARRRVRTYSLGMRQRLGIAAALLGDPEVVMLDEPSNGLDPEGIIWIRELLGRLAAEGRTVLVSSHLMNETASFADHLVVLGRGRLLADTPMREFIDARVQPSVRVRTSDPTALKAALARHGHEAVEHDDGYWTVPHARVDDIGRAVSGAGVPILELSSTEGTLEQAYLDLTATEAEFTAQPQEV encoded by the coding sequence ATGACCAGCATCGACGTCCAGAACCTCACCAAGGAGTACGGCACCCGGCGAGCCGTCGACGACCTCACCTTCACCGTCCGCCCCGGCCGCGTCACCGGCTTCCTCGGCCCCAACGGCGCCGGGAAGTCCACCACCATGCGCCTGGTCCTCGGCCTCGACCGGCCGACCTCCGGCACCGCGACCGTCGGCGGACGCCCCTACGCCGCCCTCCACGAGCCGCTGCGGCACGTCGGCGCCCTGCTCGACGCGGACGCCGCCCACGGCTCCCGCACCGGCCGGGACCACCTGCGCGTCCTGGCGGCGAGCAACCGCCTTCCCGCACGTCGGGTCGACGAGGTCCTGGAGGAGACCGGCATCGCGTCGGTGGCGCGCCGCCGGGTGAGGACGTACTCCCTGGGGATGCGCCAGCGGCTCGGCATCGCCGCCGCGCTGCTGGGCGATCCCGAGGTGGTGATGCTGGACGAGCCCTCCAACGGACTGGACCCCGAGGGCATCATCTGGATCCGTGAACTGCTGGGCCGGCTCGCGGCCGAGGGACGCACCGTCCTGGTCTCCAGCCACCTGATGAACGAGACCGCGTCCTTCGCCGACCATCTGGTCGTCCTCGGCCGGGGCCGACTGCTCGCCGACACTCCGATGCGGGAGTTCATCGACGCGCGCGTGCAGCCCAGTGTCCGCGTCCGGACCTCGGACCCCACCGCGCTCAAGGCCGCTCTCGCCCGGCACGGGCACGAGGCGGTGGAACACGACGACGGGTACTGGACCGTGCCGCACGCACGCGTGGACGACATCGGCCGCGCCGTGTCCGGTGCCGGCGTCCCGATTCTCGAACTGAGCTCGACGGAAGGCACCTTGGAGCAGGCCTACCTCGACCTGACGGCCACCGAGGCCGAGTTCACCGCACAGCCCCAGGAGGTCTGA
- a CDS encoding response regulator transcription factor, whose product MPVRVLLVDDEPLVRAGLRAVLEAQPDIEVVGEAADGAAVIPLVRQLRPDVVAMDVRMPLLDGIEATRALLRTMTDPPKILVVTTFENDEYVYEALRAGADGFLLKRARPAEIVHAVRLIAEGESLLFPASVRQLAAEYGDDGGNRAARAVLERAQLTEREGDVLRLMARGLSNAEIAARLVVGTETVKSHVSAVLGKLGARDRTQAVIAAYESGFVAPG is encoded by the coding sequence ATGCCGGTCAGAGTGCTCCTCGTCGACGACGAACCCCTGGTACGCGCGGGTCTGCGGGCTGTGCTGGAGGCGCAGCCGGACATCGAGGTGGTCGGGGAGGCGGCCGACGGGGCGGCGGTGATTCCGCTGGTGCGGCAGCTGCGGCCGGACGTGGTCGCCATGGACGTCCGGATGCCGCTGCTGGACGGGATCGAGGCCACACGGGCGCTGCTGCGGACGATGACCGACCCGCCGAAGATCCTCGTGGTCACGACCTTCGAGAACGACGAGTACGTGTACGAGGCGCTGCGCGCGGGCGCCGACGGGTTCCTGCTGAAACGGGCCCGCCCGGCCGAGATCGTGCACGCGGTACGGCTGATCGCGGAAGGCGAGTCCCTGCTGTTCCCGGCGTCGGTGCGGCAACTGGCCGCCGAGTACGGTGACGACGGCGGCAACCGCGCCGCCCGCGCGGTGCTGGAGCGGGCGCAGCTGACCGAGCGGGAGGGCGACGTGCTGCGGCTGATGGCGCGCGGGCTGTCGAACGCGGAGATCGCCGCCCGGCTGGTGGTCGGCACGGAGACGGTGAAGTCGCACGTGAGCGCGGTACTGGGGAAGCTGGGGGCGCGGGACCGCACACAGGCGGTGATCGCGGCGTACGAGTCGGGGTTCGTGGCACCCGGGTGA
- a CDS encoding hemolysin family protein, whose amino-acid sequence MTEVLLLLVAVLLSLMCGAFVAAEFSLTTVERGELERAARRGERGATSALKAVRSLTFQLSGAQLGITVTNLVVGMLAEPSVAALISGPLQSVGMSDSAASSLALVLGTALSTVFLMIVGELVPKNWAISSPLAVARRVGGPQRWFSAAFRPFITHLNNTANRLVRRFGVEPAEELASARGPQELAALARHSAKEGALEADTAELFVRTLNLADLTAQNVMTPRVQVVALDARATCEDVANATRATGLSRFPVYRDTLDAVVGTAHVKDVLAVPAERRAGLPVAELMREPLLVPESLTVDRLLDRLSGRRTMAVVIDEYGGTAGVATLEDIVEEVVGEVRDEHDPHETPELDPAGSDEQGRALYRADGAARVDRLARLGLKVPEGPYETVAGLVAARLGRIPAVGDSLEVAGWRLDVVDATGRRAAGVLLHAPLADARAHDEGPDEGEAGR is encoded by the coding sequence ATGACGGAAGTGCTCCTGCTGCTGGTGGCGGTCCTGCTCTCGCTCATGTGCGGCGCCTTCGTCGCGGCCGAGTTCTCGCTGACCACCGTGGAGCGCGGCGAACTGGAGCGGGCCGCCCGACGGGGCGAGCGGGGCGCGACGAGCGCGCTGAAGGCCGTACGGAGCCTGACGTTCCAGCTTTCGGGGGCGCAGCTCGGCATCACCGTGACCAACCTGGTGGTCGGCATGCTCGCCGAGCCCTCGGTCGCCGCGCTGATCTCGGGTCCGCTCCAGAGCGTGGGGATGTCGGACTCGGCGGCCTCCTCGCTGGCGCTGGTGCTGGGCACCGCCCTGTCGACGGTCTTCCTGATGATCGTCGGGGAGCTGGTGCCGAAGAACTGGGCGATCTCCTCCCCGCTGGCGGTCGCGAGGCGGGTGGGAGGCCCGCAACGCTGGTTCAGCGCGGCCTTCCGGCCCTTCATCACCCACCTGAACAACACGGCCAACCGGCTCGTGCGCCGGTTCGGCGTCGAGCCCGCCGAGGAGCTGGCGTCGGCCCGTGGGCCGCAGGAACTGGCGGCGCTCGCCCGGCACTCGGCCAAGGAGGGCGCGCTGGAGGCCGACACCGCCGAGCTGTTCGTACGGACGCTGAACCTCGCCGACCTGACCGCGCAGAACGTGATGACCCCGCGCGTCCAGGTCGTCGCCCTCGATGCCCGGGCGACCTGCGAGGACGTGGCGAACGCGACGCGGGCGACCGGGCTGTCCCGGTTCCCCGTCTACCGGGACACCCTCGACGCCGTGGTGGGGACCGCGCACGTCAAGGACGTACTGGCGGTGCCCGCCGAGCGGCGGGCGGGCCTGCCGGTCGCCGAGCTGATGCGCGAGCCGCTGCTGGTTCCGGAGTCGCTGACCGTCGACCGGCTGCTGGACCGGCTCTCCGGGCGGCGCACGATGGCCGTCGTGATCGACGAGTACGGGGGGACGGCGGGCGTGGCGACGCTGGAGGACATCGTCGAGGAGGTCGTCGGCGAGGTGCGGGACGAGCACGATCCGCACGAGACGCCCGAGCTGGACCCGGCCGGCAGCGACGAGCAGGGCCGCGCGCTGTACCGGGCCGACGGCGCGGCACGCGTGGACCGGCTCGCCCGCCTGGGGCTCAAGGTGCCCGAGGGGCCGTACGAGACGGTCGCCGGACTGGTCGCGGCCAGGCTCGGCCGTATCCCCGCCGTCGGGGACAGCCTGGAGGTCGCGGGCTGGCGGCTGGACGTCGTGGACGCCACGGGACGCAGGGCGGCCGGGGTGCTGCTGCACGCGCCGCTCGCGGACGCGCGGGCGCACGACGAGGGCCCAGACGAAGGGGAGGCGGGGCGGTGA
- a CDS encoding sensor histidine kinase, with protein MLRLLRPLFLGTTYTRFVYLWVPMLIVSVWALIDDTNMWVPAALLVPVGLIPAVRTGEGLQARWLLTPGQGDGGFSVAPSATWRDRLRTVVWLQGRLLLGLLVSGACVWLPLLSVELVRHAAGHRVDDIPVLRDTAPHWAYALLAPLPLLALYGAVVGLGLLATAGARAFLGPSAAERLTALEERTEQLLERNRIARELHDSIGHALTVAVIQAGAARAANSPEFTDRALTAIEETGRAALEDLERVLGVLREAERPASGRPTLADADRLLESARASGAKVDAEVTGPLEALPGPVSREGYRILQEALTNVLRHAGAVPTRVRVEVTDGALTLQVCNPLPDERAAPGRGSGLRGIRERVALLGGRARTGPGDAGDWEVLVELPPG; from the coding sequence ATGCTCCGCTTGCTGCGCCCGTTGTTCCTGGGCACCACCTACACACGATTCGTCTATCTGTGGGTGCCCATGCTGATCGTGAGCGTGTGGGCGCTCATCGACGACACGAACATGTGGGTACCGGCGGCCCTGCTAGTCCCGGTCGGCCTCATTCCGGCGGTGCGGACCGGCGAGGGGCTACAGGCGCGGTGGCTCCTCACGCCGGGTCAGGGCGACGGCGGCTTCTCGGTGGCCCCGTCGGCGACCTGGCGGGACCGGCTGCGCACGGTGGTGTGGCTGCAAGGGCGTCTGCTGCTGGGTCTGTTGGTCTCGGGTGCCTGCGTCTGGCTGCCGCTCCTCTCCGTCGAACTGGTCCGGCACGCCGCCGGGCACCGGGTCGATGACATCCCGGTGCTGCGGGACACCGCGCCGCACTGGGCGTACGCCCTCCTCGCGCCGCTCCCCCTCCTCGCCCTGTACGGCGCCGTGGTCGGCCTCGGCCTCCTGGCGACGGCGGGGGCCCGCGCGTTTCTCGGTCCCTCCGCCGCCGAGCGGCTCACCGCCCTGGAGGAGCGCACCGAACAGCTCCTGGAACGCAACCGCATCGCCCGCGAGCTGCACGACTCCATCGGCCACGCGCTGACCGTCGCCGTCATCCAGGCGGGGGCCGCCCGCGCGGCGAACAGCCCCGAGTTCACCGACCGAGCGCTGACCGCGATCGAGGAGACCGGCCGGGCCGCGCTGGAGGATCTGGAACGGGTGCTCGGCGTCCTGCGGGAGGCCGAGCGGCCTGCGAGCGGCCGGCCGACGCTCGCGGACGCGGACCGCCTCCTGGAGTCCGCCCGCGCTTCCGGGGCCAAGGTCGACGCCGAGGTCACCGGTCCGCTGGAGGCCCTGCCGGGTCCGGTCTCGCGAGAGGGCTACCGCATCCTCCAGGAGGCACTGACCAATGTGCTGCGGCACGCGGGCGCGGTGCCGACCCGGGTGCGCGTCGAGGTCACCGACGGCGCGCTCACCCTTCAGGTGTGCAATCCGCTGCCGGACGAAAGAGCCGCGCCCGGTCGTGGCAGCGGGCTGCGCGGGATACGCGAGCGGGTCGCGCTGCTGGGCGGGCGGGCGCGCACGGGCCCCGGCGACGCCGGTGACTGGGAGGTGCTGGTCGAGCTGCCGCCGGGCTGA
- a CDS encoding ROK family transcriptional regulator, whose amino-acid sequence MGGLTGGDPSLLRRINSAVVLHALRATDCATLTEITRVTGLSRPTVEGVVEGLIEAGLVVEAAVDERTTRRQGRPARRFRFRAEAGHLLGLEIGPHRVAALLSDLDGRVIGAQAKDVDVSAPADERLERVRTAVAELLRRAGVARGSLRAVGAASPGIVEADGTVRLCTALPEWTGLRLGERLSRSFKCPVLVENDANAAAVAEHWKGAATESDDIVFVLAGLSPGAGSLIGGRLHRGYGGAAGETGALHLLGRDVTPETLLSTTDEPLHPLDEQAVAQVFAEARQGDQRARAAVERYIHRLVHDVAAMVLALDPELVVIGGWAAGLDDVLEPLRRELARYCLRPPKVALSLLGEAAVATGALRLALDHVEEQLFAVEGATARR is encoded by the coding sequence TTGGGCGGGCTGACCGGTGGGGACCCGTCGCTGCTGCGGAGGATCAACTCCGCCGTGGTGCTGCACGCGTTGCGGGCCACGGACTGCGCGACGCTGACCGAGATCACTCGGGTGACCGGACTGTCCCGGCCCACCGTCGAGGGCGTCGTCGAGGGGCTGATCGAGGCGGGCCTGGTCGTGGAGGCGGCCGTCGACGAGCGTACGACCCGCAGGCAGGGGCGGCCCGCGCGGCGGTTCCGGTTCCGGGCTGAGGCCGGGCATCTGCTGGGGCTGGAGATCGGTCCGCACCGCGTGGCCGCGCTCCTGTCCGACCTGGACGGCCGGGTGATCGGCGCCCAGGCCAAGGACGTCGACGTGAGCGCGCCGGCCGACGAGCGGCTGGAGCGGGTGCGCACCGCGGTCGCCGAACTGCTGCGCCGGGCCGGGGTGGCGCGTGGCTCGCTGCGGGCCGTGGGCGCCGCCTCGCCGGGGATCGTGGAGGCGGACGGCACGGTGCGGCTGTGCACCGCGCTGCCCGAGTGGACGGGGCTGCGCCTGGGCGAGCGGCTGAGCCGTTCCTTCAAGTGTCCGGTGCTGGTGGAGAACGACGCGAACGCGGCGGCGGTCGCCGAGCACTGGAAGGGCGCCGCCACCGAGTCCGACGACATCGTGTTCGTACTGGCCGGGCTGAGCCCCGGGGCCGGGTCGCTGATCGGCGGGCGGCTGCACCGGGGGTACGGAGGGGCGGCGGGCGAGACCGGCGCGCTGCACCTGCTGGGCCGGGACGTGACTCCGGAGACGCTGTTGTCCACCACGGACGAGCCGCTGCATCCGCTGGACGAGCAGGCGGTCGCCCAGGTGTTCGCCGAGGCCCGGCAGGGCGACCAGCGGGCCCGCGCGGCCGTCGAGCGGTACATCCACCGGTTGGTGCACGACGTGGCGGCGATGGTGCTGGCCCTCGATCCCGAACTGGTCGTCATCGGAGGCTGGGCGGCCGGCCTGGACGACGTGCTGGAGCCGTTGCGGCGCGAGCTGGCCCGCTACTGCCTGCGTCCGCCGAAGGTCGCGCTGTCCCTCCTCGGGGAGGCCGCCGTGGCGACGGGCGCGCTGCGCCTCGCCCTCGATCACGTCGAGGAGCAGTTGTTCGCCGTGGAGGGCGCCACGGCGCGGCGCTGA
- the mug gene encoding G/U mismatch-specific DNA glycosylase encodes MTRFTPAELEAARDRLVPDVVADGLRVLFCGINPGLMTAATGHHFARPGNRFWPVLHLSGFTPRLLKPSEQGDLLAYGLGITNVVQRASARADELSPEEYREGGRLLALKVARLRPRWLAVVGVTAYRAAFDDRKAQVGPQERTIGDTRIWVLPNPSGLNAHWTAQTMAEEFARLRAAADTEE; translated from the coding sequence CTGACGCGCTTCACCCCGGCGGAGCTGGAGGCCGCCCGCGACCGTCTCGTCCCGGACGTCGTCGCGGACGGCCTGCGCGTGCTGTTCTGCGGCATCAACCCCGGTCTGATGACGGCGGCGACCGGCCACCACTTCGCCCGCCCGGGCAACCGCTTCTGGCCGGTGCTTCATCTGTCCGGGTTCACCCCGCGGCTGCTGAAGCCGTCGGAGCAGGGGGACCTGCTCGCGTACGGGCTCGGGATCACGAACGTCGTCCAGCGGGCCAGCGCGCGGGCGGACGAGCTGAGCCCCGAGGAGTACCGGGAGGGCGGCCGGCTGCTGGCGCTGAAGGTGGCGCGGCTGCGGCCGCGTTGGCTGGCCGTCGTCGGTGTCACCGCGTACCGCGCGGCGTTCGACGACCGCAAGGCGCAGGTCGGCCCCCAGGAACGGACGATCGGAGACACACGGATCTGGGTGCTGCCCAATCCCAGCGGTCTCAACGCGCACTGGACGGCGCAGACCATGGCGGAGGAGTTCGCGCGGCTGCGGGCGGCGGCGGACACGGAGGAGTAG
- the purB gene encoding adenylosuccinate lyase: MTSAPAKPRIPNVLAGRYASAELATLWSPEQKVRLERQLWLAVLRAQKDLGIEVPDAAIADYERVLDQVDLASIAEREKVTRHDVKARIEEFNDLAGHEHVHKGMTSRDLTENVEQLQVRLSLELIRDRSVAVLVRLGKLAGEYAELVMAGRSHNVAAQATTLGKRFATAADELLVAYGRVEELLGRYPLRGIKGPVGTAQDMLDLLGGDADKLAELERRIAGHLGFSEAFTSVGQVYPRSLDYEVVTALVQLAAAPSSLAKTVRLMAGHELVTEGFKPGQVGSSAMPHKMNTRSCERVNGLMVILRGYASMTGELAGDQWNEGDVSCSVVRRVALPDAFFALDGLLETFLTVLDEFGAFPAVVARELDRYLPFLATTKVLMGAVRAGVGREVAHEAIKENAVASALAMREQGAERNELLDKLAADERIPLDRAGLEALMADKLSFTGAAAAQVGVVVGRIEEIVKQRPEAAGYTPGAIL, translated from the coding sequence GTGACTTCCGCTCCCGCCAAGCCCCGCATCCCGAACGTCCTCGCCGGACGCTACGCCTCCGCCGAGCTCGCCACGCTCTGGTCGCCCGAGCAGAAGGTGAGGCTGGAGCGGCAGCTCTGGCTCGCCGTGCTGCGGGCCCAGAAGGACCTCGGCATCGAGGTGCCCGACGCCGCGATCGCCGACTACGAGCGCGTCCTCGACCAGGTCGACCTCGCCTCGATCGCCGAGCGCGAGAAGGTCACCCGGCACGACGTGAAGGCGCGGATCGAGGAGTTCAACGACCTCGCCGGCCACGAGCACGTGCACAAGGGCATGACCTCCCGGGACCTGACGGAGAACGTCGAGCAGTTGCAGGTCCGGCTGTCGCTGGAGCTGATCCGCGACCGCTCGGTGGCCGTCCTGGTCCGCCTCGGCAAGCTGGCCGGCGAGTACGCCGAGCTGGTCATGGCCGGCCGCTCCCACAACGTCGCCGCGCAGGCCACGACGCTGGGCAAGCGGTTCGCCACCGCCGCCGACGAGCTGCTGGTGGCGTACGGCCGGGTGGAGGAGCTGCTGGGCCGCTACCCGCTGCGCGGCATCAAGGGCCCGGTCGGCACCGCGCAGGACATGCTGGACCTGCTCGGCGGGGACGCGGACAAGCTCGCGGAGCTGGAGCGGCGGATCGCCGGCCACCTGGGCTTCTCCGAGGCGTTCACCTCGGTCGGCCAGGTCTACCCGCGCTCTCTGGACTACGAGGTCGTCACCGCGCTGGTGCAGCTGGCGGCGGCACCGTCGTCGCTGGCGAAGACGGTCCGGCTGATGGCGGGGCACGAGCTGGTCACCGAGGGCTTCAAGCCCGGCCAGGTCGGCTCCTCGGCGATGCCGCACAAGATGAACACCCGCTCCTGCGAGCGCGTCAACGGCCTGATGGTCATCCTGCGCGGCTACGCGTCGATGACCGGCGAGCTGGCGGGCGACCAGTGGAACGAGGGCGACGTGTCCTGCTCGGTGGTGCGCCGGGTGGCCCTGCCCGACGCGTTCTTCGCCCTGGACGGGCTGCTGGAGACGTTCCTGACCGTGCTCGACGAGTTCGGTGCCTTCCCGGCCGTCGTGGCCCGGGAGCTGGACCGCTACCTGCCGTTCCTGGCCACCACCAAGGTGCTGATGGGCGCGGTGCGGGCCGGGGTGGGCCGCGAGGTCGCCCACGAGGCGATCAAGGAGAACGCCGTCGCCTCCGCGCTGGCGATGCGCGAGCAGGGCGCCGAGCGCAACGAACTGCTCGACAAGCTGGCCGCCGACGAGCGCATCCCGCTGGACCGGGCCGGTCTGGAGGCGCTGATGGCCGACAAGCTGTCCTTCACGGGCGCGGCGGCCGCCCAGGTCGGCGTCGTCGTCGGCCGGATCGAGGAGATCGTGAAGCAGCGCCCGGAGGCCGCGGGATACACCCCCGGAGCGATCCTCTGA
- a CDS encoding ABC transporter permease, giving the protein MHFAPVLRSEALKVLTLRSLCGTLLAVFACTTAFSALAGVSDTSDPDFDPLFMALSGVMPGQIAAIAFGAMVVSAEYHGNGIRLSLAAVPQRGRWFAAKLVVVAVPALVVGLLTSFTALVAARAGLGAAADGLTMGEQVRGVVGCGIYFMLMALLAAGLTALFRSGVATLSTLIPFILIIAFVIGDAAGGATEFLPDQAGQVVIHQTHDGILGPWAGLAVTAVWAGAALIAGAWRLRGRDA; this is encoded by the coding sequence ATGCACTTCGCACCCGTACTCCGCTCCGAGGCGCTCAAGGTGCTCACCCTGCGCTCGCTGTGCGGCACACTGCTGGCCGTGTTCGCCTGCACCACCGCCTTCTCCGCGCTGGCGGGGGTCTCCGACACCTCGGACCCGGACTTCGACCCGCTGTTCATGGCCCTCTCCGGCGTCATGCCCGGTCAGATCGCCGCCATCGCGTTCGGCGCCATGGTCGTGTCGGCCGAGTACCACGGCAACGGAATTCGCCTTTCCCTGGCCGCCGTTCCACAGCGCGGGCGGTGGTTCGCGGCGAAACTGGTCGTCGTCGCCGTACCGGCCCTCGTGGTCGGCCTGCTCACCTCGTTCACCGCCCTCGTCGCCGCCCGGGCGGGCCTCGGCGCGGCCGCGGACGGGCTCACCATGGGCGAGCAGGTGCGCGGTGTCGTGGGATGCGGGATCTACTTCATGCTGATGGCCCTGCTCGCGGCGGGCCTGACCGCCCTCTTCCGCAGTGGCGTGGCCACCCTGTCCACCCTGATCCCGTTCATCCTCATCATCGCCTTCGTGATCGGTGACGCGGCGGGCGGCGCCACGGAGTTCCTGCCGGACCAGGCCGGACAGGTGGTCATCCACCAGACGCACGACGGGATTCTGGGGCCCTGGGCGGGGCTCGCCGTGACAGCGGTTTGGGCGGGGGCCGCCCTGATCGCCGGTGCCTGGCGGCTGCGCGGCCGGGACGCCTGA